From Candidatus Manganitrophus morganii, the proteins below share one genomic window:
- a CDS encoding DsbA family oxidoreductase — MAAEPQIRINVWSDYVCPFCYLEVPVLDRLQEAFGPALQIDWHAFELRPEPIPTLDPAGDYLKTTWARSVYPMAERRGMALQLPPVQPRSRKALEAAVHARAEGSFDPMHRAIFRAFFEEGRDIGQMEVLLEIAASAGLDVESLRHALETDRHTKAVLEEEQLAQELGISAVPTMLLRRGDTPLHDATGLRGALAYEHVHAVAERLLRGEGPFMTASG, encoded by the coding sequence ATGGCTGCTGAACCTCAGATTCGCATCAATGTTTGGAGCGACTATGTCTGCCCGTTCTGCTACCTGGAGGTCCCGGTCCTCGACCGGCTCCAAGAAGCGTTCGGGCCGGCGCTGCAAATCGATTGGCATGCGTTTGAACTCCGACCCGAGCCGATCCCGACACTCGATCCGGCCGGGGACTATTTAAAAACGACCTGGGCCCGTTCGGTTTACCCGATGGCGGAGCGGCGCGGCATGGCCCTTCAGCTTCCGCCGGTGCAGCCCCGCAGCCGAAAAGCGTTGGAGGCGGCAGTGCATGCGCGTGCCGAAGGATCATTCGATCCGATGCATCGGGCGATTTTCCGCGCTTTCTTCGAGGAGGGCCGGGACATCGGACAGATGGAAGTCCTGTTGGAAATCGCCGCCTCGGCAGGTCTGGATGTGGAATCGCTCCGACATGCACTGGAGACAGACCGCCACACGAAAGCGGTCTTGGAAGAGGAGCAGCTTGCGCAGGAGCTCGGGATCTCCGCCGTCCCGACGATGCTTCTTCGCCGAGGGGATACTCCTTTGCATGATGCGACGGGTTTGCGGGGCGCCCTTGCGTATGAGCACGTTCATGCCGTTGCGGAGAGATTGCTGCGCGGAGAGGGACCTTTCATGACGGCATCGGGATAA
- a CDS encoding cation:proton antiporter gives MMPHDTPLISTLAVGLGLAFVFGYIAVLLRLSPLVGYLLAGMAVGPFTPGFVADATLAPQLAEIGVILLMFGVGMHFSVGDLLAVRNIALPGAVVQIAVATALGAGLASFWDWSLGAGLVFGLALSVASTVVLLRALEAQNTLYSENGRIAVGWLIVEDLAMVLTLVLLPPLAGLLGGDPNGGHPEKVEQSNLAAALGLTLVKVTTFIAFMLVFGRRLFPWLIKQVERTGSRELFTLGVVAIALGVAFGSARLFDVSFALGAFFGGVVVNESDASHRAAVDLQPLEDIFAVLFFVSVGMLFDPGILLRQPLQVAAVVGIIVIGKSLAAAVIVLALGRPLNTALMVSAALAQIGEFSFILGGLGVGLGLLPPEGYNLILAGALLSIILNPFIFQAVTRLRPAEAA, from the coding sequence ATGATGCCCCATGACACTCCCCTGATTTCCACCCTCGCCGTCGGCCTCGGTCTTGCGTTTGTATTCGGGTATATCGCGGTCCTGCTTCGCTTGTCGCCGCTGGTCGGCTACCTGCTGGCCGGAATGGCCGTCGGGCCGTTTACCCCCGGCTTTGTCGCCGATGCCACGCTGGCCCCGCAGCTCGCCGAAATCGGCGTGATCCTGCTGATGTTCGGCGTCGGCATGCACTTTTCCGTGGGCGATCTTCTGGCGGTCCGTAATATCGCGCTCCCCGGCGCCGTCGTGCAAATCGCCGTCGCCACGGCGTTGGGAGCCGGCCTCGCTTCTTTCTGGGACTGGTCGCTCGGCGCGGGGCTGGTTTTCGGGCTGGCCTTGTCGGTCGCCAGCACCGTCGTCTTGCTCCGCGCCCTGGAGGCGCAAAATACCCTTTATTCGGAAAACGGCCGGATCGCGGTCGGCTGGCTCATCGTCGAAGACCTGGCCATGGTCCTCACCCTGGTCTTACTACCGCCGCTGGCGGGGCTGCTCGGGGGAGATCCGAACGGGGGCCATCCCGAAAAGGTCGAACAGTCCAACCTCGCCGCCGCCTTGGGACTCACCCTCGTGAAGGTGACGACCTTTATCGCTTTTATGCTGGTGTTCGGGCGCCGGCTCTTCCCCTGGCTGATCAAGCAAGTGGAGCGGACCGGCTCGCGCGAGCTTTTTACCCTTGGGGTGGTGGCGATCGCGCTCGGGGTGGCCTTCGGCTCCGCCCGGCTTTTTGACGTGTCGTTTGCGCTCGGCGCATTCTTCGGCGGCGTCGTCGTGAACGAGTCCGACGCAAGCCACCGGGCGGCCGTTGATCTTCAGCCGCTGGAGGACATTTTTGCCGTCCTCTTCTTTGTCTCGGTCGGGATGCTCTTCGATCCCGGCATCCTCTTGCGGCAGCCGCTCCAGGTGGCGGCGGTCGTCGGGATTATCGTGATCGGCAAGTCGTTGGCTGCGGCGGTGATTGTATTGGCGCTGGGCCGTCCGCTCAACACGGCGCTGATGGTCTCGGCCGCGCTGGCGCAGATCGGCGAGTTCTCGTTTATTCTCGGCGGGCTCGGCGTCGGGCTCGGCCTGCTCCCCCCGGAAGGGTATAACCTGATCCTGGCAGGCGCGCTGCTTTCGATCATTCTGAATCCGTTTATCTTCCAAGCGGTCACCCGCCTGCGACCCGCTGAAGCGGCTTGA
- a CDS encoding YbhB/YbcL family Raf kinase inhibitor-like protein — protein sequence MKVTSRSIQNNKRIPVTSAAGVPGPDGPVPGQNKSPHIAWSDFPANTKSFAIIVHDPDVPSKPDDVNKSDRTVPYNLPRVDFYHWVLVDIPANMTELAEGQDSDGFTPKGKKPGKVAYGVRGINNYKEWFGNDPQMGGDYGGYDGPWPPFNDERLHHYHFTVYALDVPSLKMPERFNGPDALKAMQGHILDKATLIGTYALNPNPRD from the coding sequence ATGAAAGTGACCAGCCGTTCCATTCAGAACAACAAACGTATTCCCGTAACCAGTGCCGCGGGGGTCCCGGGACCGGACGGTCCCGTCCCGGGTCAGAACAAGAGCCCGCACATCGCGTGGTCGGACTTTCCGGCAAATACCAAGTCATTCGCAATCATCGTCCACGACCCCGACGTGCCGTCGAAGCCCGACGACGTCAACAAATCGGATCGAACCGTGCCGTACAACCTGCCGCGCGTCGATTTCTATCACTGGGTCCTCGTCGACATTCCGGCGAACATGACGGAGCTAGCCGAAGGACAAGACTCCGACGGCTTCACTCCCAAAGGAAAGAAGCCGGGGAAAGTCGCCTACGGCGTGCGCGGCATCAACAACTACAAGGAATGGTTCGGCAATGATCCTCAGATGGGCGGTGACTACGGCGGCTACGACGGGCCGTGGCCCCCCTTCAACGACGAGCGGCTTCACCACTACCACTTCACCGTCTACGCGCTCGATGTCCCGTCGCTCAAGATGCCGGAGCGGTTCAACGGGCCCGACGCGCTCAAGGCGATGCAGGGGCATATCCTCGATAAAGCGACGCTGATCGGGACCTACGCCCTGAACCCGAACCCGCGGGATTAG
- a CDS encoding antibiotic biosynthesis monooxygenase gives MAKVALLVRLEAKPGKEKEVEDFLRGGLSIVQEEPATTAWFAIRLGPSTFGIFDAFPDEVGRQAHLSGRVAAALMANAPELLAKPPDIQKVDVLAAKLPG, from the coding sequence ATGGCCAAAGTCGCGCTGTTGGTTCGACTGGAAGCAAAACCCGGAAAAGAAAAAGAAGTGGAAGATTTCCTTCGCGGAGGCTTGTCGATCGTCCAAGAAGAGCCGGCCACAACTGCATGGTTTGCCATCCGATTGGGGCCATCGACATTCGGCATTTTCGACGCCTTCCCGGATGAGGTGGGCCGGCAGGCGCACCTCTCGGGCCGCGTCGCCGCGGCGCTGATGGCCAATGCGCCCGAGCTTTTGGCGAAGCCCCCCGACATCCAGAAGGTCGATGTCCTTGCGGCCAAGCTTCCGGGATAG
- a CDS encoding DNA alkylation repair protein yields the protein MAEPLKNHFGPEIPRRIAGMISAVFPRFDTNAFLAEVLNGYEALDLTPRGRQIAKALRRHLPDDYAKAAEILIASLGPKLDRTEALGMAPFLYLPHVFFVAEYGLDHFEISMQAQYELTQRFTAEFSIRPFLVRYPEQTLDHLERWTKDPSPHVRRLVSEGTRPRLPWAPRLRAFQKEPRPVLTLLERLKDDPELYVRRSVANNLNDIGKDHPDLLVETVRRWMTDATEERRRLIRHALRSAIKRGEPGALGVLGFGKKVNVAIRNATITPKRPRTGGSVTIGFEVVNKGSRRQRVLVDFRVHFVKANGKTSPKAFKLKTIELAPKETLPLGKTISLTEMTTRKHYPGTHRVEVVLNGTADPLGSFELVEI from the coding sequence ATGGCCGAACCGCTCAAAAATCACTTTGGCCCCGAGATCCCCCGGCGGATCGCCGGGATGATTTCGGCGGTGTTTCCGCGTTTTGACACGAACGCCTTCCTCGCAGAAGTACTCAACGGTTACGAAGCGCTCGATCTGACCCCGCGCGGACGGCAGATCGCCAAAGCGCTGCGCCGCCACCTGCCCGATGATTATGCCAAAGCCGCTGAAATCCTAATCGCTTCCCTCGGTCCGAAACTCGACCGGACCGAAGCGCTGGGGATGGCCCCTTTTCTCTATCTTCCGCACGTTTTCTTCGTCGCGGAATATGGCCTCGACCACTTCGAGATTTCGATGCAAGCCCAATACGAGCTGACACAGCGATTCACCGCCGAGTTCAGCATTCGCCCCTTCCTCGTCCGCTACCCGGAGCAGACGCTCGATCACCTCGAAAGATGGACGAAAGATCCCAGCCCCCATGTCCGCCGGCTCGTCTCCGAGGGAACCCGCCCGCGGCTGCCCTGGGCGCCGCGGCTGCGTGCATTCCAGAAAGAGCCGCGCCCGGTGCTCACATTGCTCGAACGGCTGAAGGACGACCCTGAACTGTATGTGCGCCGCTCCGTAGCGAACAATCTCAACGACATTGGGAAGGATCATCCCGACCTGCTTGTGGAAACGGTCCGGCGCTGGATGACCGATGCAACGGAAGAGCGTCGCCGGCTCATTCGTCACGCGCTCCGTTCGGCGATCAAACGGGGCGAGCCGGGCGCGCTCGGCGTTCTGGGCTTCGGCAAGAAGGTCAATGTGGCGATTCGCAACGCCACCATCACACCGAAACGTCCCCGAACAGGCGGCTCGGTCACGATCGGCTTTGAAGTGGTGAACAAGGGCTCGCGGCGGCAACGGGTGCTGGTTGATTTCCGTGTCCACTTCGTGAAGGCCAACGGCAAAACCAGCCCGAAGGCGTTTAAACTCAAAACAATCGAGCTCGCCCCGAAAGAAACCCTCCCGCTTGGAAAGACCATCTCATTGACGGAGATGACGACGCGGAAGCACTATCCCGGAACGCACCGGGTGGAGGTGGTGTTGAACGGAACGGCCGATCCGCTCGGCTCGTTTGAGTTGGTGGAGATATGA
- a CDS encoding DNA starvation/stationary phase protection protein: MEMNMGMKEEDRANVAEGLSKMLADTYTLYLKTHNFHWNVTGPMFQTLHLLFETQYNELALAVDLIAERIRALGFPAPGTYSEFAKLGSIKETQGVPKAEEMIRLLVEGQEAVVRTARAAFPAAEKAGDEATADLLTQRMQAHEKAAWMLRSHLEK; this comes from the coding sequence ATGGAAATGAATATGGGCATGAAAGAAGAAGACCGCGCCAACGTGGCCGAAGGGCTGTCCAAGATGCTTGCCGACACCTATACGCTTTACCTTAAGACACACAATTTTCATTGGAACGTGACCGGCCCCATGTTCCAGACACTCCACCTTCTTTTCGAAACCCAATACAACGAACTGGCCCTCGCTGTTGATCTCATTGCCGAGCGGATTCGGGCCCTGGGATTCCCGGCCCCCGGCACATACAGCGAGTTTGCCAAACTCGGTTCCATCAAAGAAACCCAAGGGGTGCCGAAAGCGGAGGAGATGATCCGTCTGCTCGTAGAGGGTCAAGAAGCGGTGGTGCGAACCGCGCGCGCCGCCTTCCCGGCCGCGGAAAAAGCGGGCGATGAAGCGACGGCCGATCTGTTGACACAGCGGATGCAAGCGCACGAGAAAGCCGCCTGGATGCTGCGAAGCCACCTGGAAAAATAA
- a CDS encoding WYL domain-containing protein: MINSAEIWQKVAEAIQSTRTVRLSYIKQRGQIVGHEIVPLDILVKIRPEGKRVEYLFGHRLDFGWWEDREQTHRQFLLDRILSLQVTDHRFNPADYLDLSRSQPRWCIPRNWAKAA, encoded by the coding sequence ATGATCAATAGCGCTGAAATCTGGCAAAAGGTAGCCGAGGCGATCCAATCCACCCGGACGGTCCGCCTTTCCTACATCAAGCAGCGGGGGCAGATCGTCGGGCATGAGATTGTTCCACTGGACATCCTGGTCAAAATCCGCCCGGAGGGAAAGCGGGTTGAGTACCTCTTCGGCCATCGGCTCGACTTCGGCTGGTGGGAGGATCGGGAGCAGACCCACCGCCAATTCCTCCTCGATCGAATCCTCTCCCTGCAGGTGACCGATCATCGTTTCAATCCCGCCGATTACCTCGATCTCTCCCGCTCGCAACCCCGCTGGTGCATTCCCCGAAACTGGGCCAAGGCCGCGTAG
- a CDS encoding SDR family oxidoreductase, whose amino-acid sequence MDLGLKGKVAVITGGSKGIGKAIALALAAEGAEIALSGRGKEALSRTAAEVEKNGVGVLAVPVDLTKPDGPRQLIKKTIKHFGRIDLLINNLGGPLHFKNFLDLTDSEWEATFHLDLMAAVRSCREAIPAMQRQGGGRIINIASTSGTEMEEKFPDYRVAKAALIALGKYLSVEFARDKIVVNTVSPGAVWTPSWEVEASLLAERMGKPAKEAEELLKRETGAAIPLGMGSPEEVARLVVFLASPNVTWMTGSTVRIDGGAAKMP is encoded by the coding sequence ATGGATCTCGGACTGAAAGGGAAGGTCGCGGTGATCACCGGCGGGAGCAAAGGGATCGGAAAGGCGATCGCCCTCGCGCTTGCGGCCGAAGGGGCCGAGATCGCGCTCTCTGGGCGCGGAAAAGAGGCGCTTTCCCGGACGGCGGCGGAGGTCGAGAAGAACGGGGTCGGCGTACTTGCCGTCCCCGTTGACCTCACGAAGCCGGACGGGCCCCGCCAATTGATCAAAAAAACCATCAAGCACTTCGGCCGGATCGACCTCCTCATCAACAACCTCGGCGGACCGCTCCATTTTAAGAACTTCCTCGACCTGACCGATTCGGAGTGGGAGGCGACGTTTCATCTCGATCTGATGGCGGCGGTGCGGAGCTGCCGCGAAGCGATCCCCGCAATGCAGCGGCAGGGAGGAGGCCGGATCATCAATATCGCCTCGACCTCCGGGACCGAGATGGAGGAGAAATTTCCCGACTACCGGGTGGCCAAGGCGGCCTTGATCGCGCTGGGGAAGTATCTCTCCGTGGAATTTGCCAGGGATAAGATCGTCGTCAACACCGTCTCTCCCGGAGCGGTCTGGACCCCCTCCTGGGAGGTGGAAGCCTCCCTCCTGGCGGAGCGGATGGGAAAACCGGCGAAAGAGGCCGAGGAGCTGCTCAAGCGCGAAACCGGCGCCGCCATCCCGCTGGGGATGGGGAGCCCGGAGGAGGTGGCCCGGCTGGTCGTCTTTCTCGCCTCGCCGAACGTCACCTGGATGACCGGGTCGACCGTTCGGATCGACGGCGGCGCGGCGAAGATGCCATAA
- a CDS encoding (2Fe-2S) ferredoxin domain-containing protein, with protein MPKPKYHVIVCTTTRPPGNPRGSCGEKGSKELVPAFFAEMEKRELFGQILVTESSCLGPCPIGATVVVYPDGTWYKGVKPADVAEIMEEHISNGRPVKRLAIPEEMWG; from the coding sequence ATGCCGAAGCCGAAATATCATGTTATCGTTTGCACAACCACCCGCCCCCCGGGGAATCCCCGCGGATCGTGCGGCGAGAAGGGGAGTAAAGAACTCGTCCCGGCTTTTTTCGCCGAGATGGAAAAACGGGAGCTCTTCGGACAAATTTTAGTCACCGAGTCGAGCTGTTTGGGCCCTTGCCCGATCGGTGCGACCGTCGTCGTCTACCCCGACGGGACCTGGTATAAAGGGGTGAAACCGGCCGATGTCGCCGAGATTATGGAAGAGCATATCTCGAACGGCCGGCCGGTGAAGCGCCTGGCAATTCCGGAAGAGATGTGGGGGTAG
- a CDS encoding YihY/virulence factor BrkB family protein, producing the protein MEAKGNDQNRPTWRERFRRWALGNLTLRQLAADVWKQMNEDDIFSVGAELAYFSLFALFPLLLFLVTLIGYLPVENLFNEILGYLQRVLPQEAMELVQETLTDIVREPRGGLLSIGLIVTLWAASRGMAALINALNKAYGVKEGRPWWKVQATALGLTLSLSVFIIFSAVLMIFGGAIGEWLANWTGLGASFLIGWNLLRLLLATIIMITVVAAIYYFGPDVEQEWRWVTPGSVLAVLGWIAVSLAFSYYVSHFGNYNKTYGAIGAVIILLTWMYLSGLMILLGAEINSEIERSLPEGKSNGEKRLAHKHPEDLLLQARSKVPVQSRVRKWLFSPWSLGGLAALSATTFFVIRRRRRSSEAG; encoded by the coding sequence TTGGAAGCCAAAGGAAACGATCAGAACCGGCCCACCTGGCGGGAACGATTCCGCCGGTGGGCGCTCGGGAACCTCACCCTCCGACAGCTTGCGGCCGACGTCTGGAAACAGATGAATGAGGACGATATCTTTTCCGTCGGCGCCGAGCTCGCTTATTTTTCTCTCTTCGCCCTTTTTCCCCTCCTTCTGTTTCTCGTGACATTGATCGGTTACCTGCCGGTTGAAAACCTCTTTAATGAGATCCTCGGCTATCTACAGCGGGTCCTCCCGCAAGAGGCGATGGAACTGGTTCAGGAGACATTGACCGACATTGTCCGGGAGCCGCGCGGCGGACTCCTCTCGATCGGGTTGATCGTGACCCTCTGGGCCGCCTCGCGGGGGATGGCCGCCCTGATCAATGCGCTGAATAAGGCGTATGGAGTAAAAGAGGGCCGTCCCTGGTGGAAGGTTCAGGCGACGGCGCTGGGCTTGACTCTCTCCCTCTCCGTTTTTATCATTTTCTCGGCGGTCTTGATGATCTTCGGCGGGGCGATCGGAGAGTGGCTGGCGAATTGGACCGGACTCGGCGCCTCTTTTCTGATCGGATGGAACCTCCTTCGGCTTCTTCTCGCCACGATCATCATGATCACGGTGGTGGCGGCGATTTACTACTTCGGGCCCGATGTCGAGCAGGAGTGGCGGTGGGTCACCCCCGGATCGGTCCTCGCCGTCCTCGGTTGGATCGCCGTCTCGCTCGCTTTCTCTTATTATGTCAGCCATTTCGGCAACTACAACAAGACCTACGGGGCGATCGGCGCCGTGATCATCCTGCTCACGTGGATGTACCTGAGCGGGCTGATGATTCTCTTGGGCGCGGAGATCAACTCCGAAATCGAGCGCTCGCTCCCGGAGGGAAAGAGCAACGGCGAGAAACGGCTGGCCCACAAACATCCGGAAGATCTTCTCCTTCAGGCCCGATCGAAGGTTCCGGTCCAAAGCAGGGTGCGAAAATGGCTCTTCTCTCCCTGGTCGCTCGGCGGCCTCGCCGCCCTCTCCGCAACGACCTTTTTTGTCATTCGGCGACGTCGCCGCTCTTCGGAAGCAGGATAG
- a CDS encoding ABC transporter ATP-binding protein/permease produces MKFTLRVLTFIKPYKGLAALTLGAAILTTLMDLIPPWLIKVVIDEGVGSGETRLIVLLTLAMIGAFAVKALSNTARIRLNNVFEQRVIFDIRNTVYQATQRLSISYFENRSTGEIMSRINNDVENMERIFIDGIEHLLVAALTLIGITAVLFKIQWQLALVAMLPLPILAFSAVLFTRRIHHCYKNVRQRLGDLNALLQDSISGIRETMIFNRQSHEAKRFAEKSAACRDGSLEVARLWSYYSPGMAFLASMGTVLILGFGSYKVSTGAMTVGELVAFFAYAALFYAPINQIHSINHMLQHAIAAGERVFEIIDTKPEVAEPETPIVLPARLQGFVRFNNVSFQYVSELPVLRQIDFEASPGETVALVGATGSGKTTIVSLLMRFYDVQGGSVTIDGFDVRAMSLAALRDQIGLVRQEPFLFNGTVRENIAYGDLTATEAQVIAAATAACADDFIRQLPEGYNTWIGERGVKLSIGQKQRLAIARAFLKNPPIIIFDEGTSAVDAETEGSIQEAMKNLFANRTTLIVAHRLSSLRTADRILVIDQGRIVESGTHEALIRTNGAYATLFEAQLQL; encoded by the coding sequence TTGAAATTTACACTTCGTGTTTTGACCTTTATCAAACCGTACAAGGGGCTTGCGGCGTTGACCCTGGGTGCGGCGATCCTCACCACCCTCATGGACCTCATTCCCCCGTGGCTGATCAAGGTGGTGATCGATGAAGGGGTCGGCTCCGGAGAGACCCGCTTGATTGTTCTCCTGACATTGGCGATGATCGGCGCCTTCGCCGTCAAAGCCCTTTCGAACACCGCCCGGATCCGTCTGAACAATGTTTTCGAGCAGCGGGTCATCTTCGATATCCGCAACACCGTCTATCAGGCGACCCAGCGGCTCTCGATCTCCTATTTTGAGAACCGCTCCACCGGCGAGATCATGTCGCGGATCAACAATGACGTCGAGAACATGGAGCGGATCTTCATCGACGGGATCGAGCATCTGCTGGTCGCCGCGTTGACGCTGATCGGCATTACGGCGGTCCTCTTCAAAATCCAGTGGCAGCTCGCCCTGGTGGCGATGCTCCCGCTGCCGATCCTCGCCTTTTCCGCCGTTCTCTTCACCCGGCGGATTCACCATTGTTATAAAAATGTCCGGCAGCGGCTCGGCGACCTCAATGCGCTCCTCCAAGATTCCATCTCCGGCATCCGTGAGACGATGATCTTCAACCGGCAATCGCATGAAGCAAAACGGTTTGCCGAGAAGAGCGCCGCCTGCCGCGACGGAAGTCTGGAGGTCGCCCGCCTCTGGTCGTACTACTCGCCGGGGATGGCCTTTCTCGCCTCGATGGGGACGGTGCTGATTTTGGGATTCGGCTCTTACAAGGTGTCGACCGGAGCGATGACGGTCGGGGAGCTGGTCGCCTTCTTCGCCTATGCCGCCCTTTTCTACGCGCCGATCAACCAGATCCACTCGATCAACCACATGCTGCAGCATGCGATCGCAGCGGGAGAGCGGGTCTTCGAGATCATCGACACGAAGCCGGAGGTCGCCGAGCCGGAGACCCCGATCGTCCTCCCGGCCCGGTTGCAGGGATTCGTCCGGTTCAACAATGTCTCATTCCAATACGTCTCGGAGCTCCCGGTTTTGAGGCAGATCGACTTCGAGGCCTCTCCGGGTGAAACGGTTGCTCTGGTCGGAGCCACCGGAAGCGGGAAGACGACGATCGTCTCGCTTTTGATGCGCTTCTACGACGTGCAGGGAGGGAGCGTGACGATCGACGGCTTCGACGTCCGGGCGATGTCGCTGGCGGCGCTGCGCGATCAGATCGGCTTGGTCCGCCAGGAGCCGTTTCTCTTCAACGGCACCGTCCGGGAAAACATCGCCTACGGCGATCTGACCGCCACGGAAGCGCAGGTCATCGCCGCCGCCACCGCCGCCTGCGCCGACGATTTCATCCGTCAGCTTCCCGAGGGCTATAACACCTGGATCGGGGAGCGGGGGGTGAAGCTCTCGATCGGCCAGAAGCAGCGGCTCGCCATCGCCCGCGCCTTCTTGAAGAATCCCCCGATCATCATCTTCGACGAGGGGACCTCCGCCGTCGATGCCGAGACCGAGGGGAGTATTCAAGAGGCGATGAAAAATCTCTTCGCCAACCGGACGACGCTGATCGTCGCCCATCGGCTCTCGTCGCTCCGGACCGCCGACCGGATTCTGGTGATCGATCAGGGACGAATCGTGGAGAGCGGAACACACGAGGCGTTGATCCGGACCAACGGCGCCTATGCCACCCTGTTCGAGGCGCAGCTGCAGCTGTAA
- a CDS encoding mechanosensitive ion channel family protein: MTSELFRTIMIPFGIFAGATAVALTVRSVLLRLLRRWSEKTESEIDDLFVSALRIPSIGWGVAIGLYVALGTSSLPAPYVAYSLKVIHVLVILSVTLVLANVSSQLVAYSIRKAAISIPLTGLSQTIIKGTVLVIGFLILLGTLGISITPLITALGVGGLAVALALQDTLSNLFAGIHILVEQPIRVGDFIRLESGQEGYVTDIGWRTTRIRMLPNNLVIIPNNKLSQSILTNYYLPETRMALLIPIGVSYETDPDHLERVLVEEATEGAREIPGLLADPAPFVRFIPGFGDFSLNFTLICQVREFTDQYLAQHELRKRILKRFRKEGIEIPFPSRTVYTREVDGKAQAEERPGNGAERKEARGERRTGEEG; the protein is encoded by the coding sequence GTGACGAGTGAACTTTTCCGAACCATCATGATCCCGTTCGGCATCTTTGCCGGCGCGACCGCGGTCGCCCTGACCGTGCGGAGCGTCCTCCTGCGCCTTCTCCGCCGATGGTCCGAGAAAACCGAATCGGAGATCGACGACCTGTTCGTCTCCGCCCTTCGCATCCCTTCGATCGGCTGGGGGGTGGCCATCGGACTCTACGTCGCCCTCGGCACCTCCTCGCTCCCGGCCCCTTACGTCGCCTATTCCCTCAAGGTGATCCATGTCCTCGTCATCCTCTCGGTCACGCTGGTGTTGGCCAACGTTTCCTCGCAACTGGTCGCCTATTCGATCAGGAAGGCGGCGATCTCGATTCCTCTGACCGGCCTCTCTCAGACGATTATCAAGGGGACGGTTCTCGTGATCGGGTTTCTCATCTTGCTTGGGACCCTCGGCATCTCGATCACCCCCCTGATCACCGCCCTGGGGGTCGGCGGTCTCGCCGTGGCGCTCGCCCTTCAAGACACCCTCTCGAATCTCTTCGCCGGAATCCATATCCTGGTGGAGCAGCCGATCCGCGTCGGCGACTTCATCCGTCTGGAGTCGGGCCAGGAGGGGTATGTCACCGACATCGGCTGGCGGACCACCCGCATTCGGATGCTTCCGAACAACCTGGTGATCATCCCCAATAACAAACTCTCCCAGAGCATTCTGACCAATTATTATTTGCCCGAGACGCGGATGGCGCTCTTGATCCCGATCGGCGTCAGCTATGAGACCGACCCCGATCATCTTGAGCGGGTCCTGGTGGAAGAGGCGACCGAGGGGGCGCGGGAGATCCCCGGGCTGCTCGCCGATCCGGCTCCGTTTGTCCGGTTCATCCCCGGCTTCGGCGATTTCTCCCTGAACTTTACCCTGATTTGCCAGGTGCGGGAGTTCACCGATCAGTACCTCGCGCAGCACGAATTGCGGAAGCGGATCTTAAAGCGGTTCCGTAAAGAGGGGATCGAGATTCCGTTCCCCAGCCGGACGGTCTATACGCGCGAGGTCGACGGAAAGGCGCAGGCGGAGGAGCGTCCTGGCAATGGGGCGGAGCGGAAAGAAGCGAGGGGAGAGCGCCGGACGGGCGAAGAGGGGTGA